In the Bifidobacterium catenulatum PV20-2 genome, one interval contains:
- a CDS encoding DUF177 domain-containing protein, with protein sequence MARIEDSPWAISVAQVASRAGQSKEIDATFPAPSGIGDEIVGVEEGADVAVVGSFDSIVDGLIFNARISAPVHAECTRCLKPIKRDWTVNVTSFFPYEDKSANVTSGKGGKNGKGGVKEEEVDIIAGEDESEDSYPLLEGGSWADIEALLRDTLVEELPLQPLCKPDCLGLCSQCGADLNEEPDHHHDVTDIRFAALEGLKAQLEGNK encoded by the coding sequence ATGGCACGTATCGAAGATTCCCCGTGGGCGATTTCCGTGGCGCAGGTCGCCTCACGAGCCGGGCAAAGCAAGGAGATCGACGCGACTTTCCCCGCACCGAGCGGCATCGGCGATGAGATCGTCGGCGTTGAGGAGGGTGCTGACGTCGCTGTTGTCGGATCGTTTGATTCGATTGTTGACGGCTTGATTTTCAACGCCCGTATCAGCGCCCCCGTGCATGCGGAATGCACCCGTTGCTTGAAACCGATCAAGCGCGATTGGACGGTGAACGTCACCTCGTTCTTCCCGTATGAAGACAAGTCCGCAAACGTTACGTCCGGTAAGGGCGGCAAAAATGGCAAGGGCGGCGTCAAGGAAGAAGAAGTCGACATTATTGCCGGCGAAGACGAGTCGGAAGATTCGTATCCGCTGCTTGAAGGCGGCTCCTGGGCCGATATCGAGGCTTTGCTGCGCGACACGCTGGTTGAGGAACTGCCGCTGCAACCGTTGTGCAAACCGGATTGCTTGGGATTGTGCTCGCAGTGCGGTGCCGATTTGAACGAGGAACCGGACCATCATCATGATGTGACCGATATTCGTTTTGCCGCTTTGGAGGGGTTGAAGGCCCAGCTGGAAGGCAATAAATAG
- a CDS encoding non-canonical purine NTP pyrophosphatase — MRIIVATHNEGKLVEINRILEDCLGEDATQVELVSAGSLNLPDPVEDGVTFQENALLKARDVAARTGCPAIADDSGLIVDVMGNAPGILSARWSGKHGDDKANNALLLAQIADIPDAKRTARFRCAAALVVPETEAGAGTDGRYTIASETVEIGEMPGVLLHGPHGEHGFGYDPLFVPDDQPARATEAGEKLTSAQMEPAEKNSISHRGKALRALLPSVAALLK; from the coding sequence GTGAGAATCATCGTCGCAACCCATAACGAAGGCAAACTCGTTGAAATCAATCGCATTCTGGAAGATTGCCTGGGTGAGGACGCGACTCAGGTGGAGCTGGTGTCCGCCGGCTCGCTGAATCTGCCGGATCCGGTGGAAGACGGCGTGACCTTCCAAGAGAATGCGCTACTCAAGGCCCGCGACGTGGCAGCGCGCACAGGCTGCCCGGCGATCGCCGACGATTCCGGCCTGATCGTCGACGTGATGGGCAATGCCCCCGGCATTCTTTCCGCACGTTGGTCGGGCAAGCATGGCGACGACAAAGCCAATAATGCGCTGCTGCTCGCGCAGATCGCCGACATTCCGGACGCCAAGCGTACCGCGCGTTTCCGTTGCGCAGCCGCGCTGGTGGTGCCGGAAACCGAAGCTGGCGCCGGCACCGACGGCCGTTATACGATTGCCAGCGAGACTGTGGAAATCGGCGAAATGCCGGGTGTGCTGCTGCATGGACCACATGGCGAGCATGGCTTCGGATATGATCCACTGTTCGTGCCCGACGATCAGCCCGCCCGTGCCACGGAAGCGGGCGAGAAACTCACTTCCGCGCAGATGGAACCGGCCGAAAAGAACTCCATCTCCCACCGAGGCAAGGCCTTGCGTGCTCTGCTGCCGTCCGTGGCCGCCCTGCTGAAGTAA
- a CDS encoding cell division protein, whose product MMGEETNAYDPADSQFDDDVTAERPIDRTAQSGQKAQATERAAEPIKPLISMSDLPDLRNTFNPNAPLDDSNDLSRDEFTTVYDIIDKLESALDEAKPILFFPGSVRVDRDEFTEQLDQLKKMMPVQLERASALMRESERRLESAQTQANAIVASAQSRAADTIREANEQAQFLAGQENVTELARQKARAILDQAQARADHLTQGADKYCTTVMETLQQQLGKLGNDVQAGLNVLYDRQREASTHVPHLDANDYPES is encoded by the coding sequence ATGATGGGTGAAGAAACGAATGCGTACGATCCGGCTGACAGCCAGTTTGACGACGACGTGACTGCCGAACGCCCAATCGATCGGACGGCCCAGTCCGGTCAGAAGGCGCAAGCCACGGAACGCGCCGCCGAGCCGATCAAACCGTTGATTTCCATGTCTGATCTGCCGGATTTACGCAACACGTTCAATCCCAACGCGCCGCTGGACGATTCCAACGATTTGAGCCGCGACGAATTCACCACCGTGTACGACATCATCGACAAACTCGAATCGGCATTGGACGAAGCGAAACCGATACTGTTCTTCCCCGGCAGCGTGCGCGTCGACCGCGACGAATTCACCGAACAGCTCGACCAGTTGAAGAAAATGATGCCGGTGCAGCTGGAACGCGCCTCGGCGTTGATGCGTGAGTCGGAACGACGTTTGGAAAGCGCGCAGACGCAAGCCAACGCCATCGTCGCTTCGGCGCAATCGCGTGCGGCAGACACGATACGTGAAGCCAACGAGCAGGCGCAATTCCTCGCCGGGCAGGAAAACGTGACCGAACTGGCTCGGCAGAAGGCGCGTGCTATTCTCGACCAAGCGCAAGCCAGGGCCGACCATCTCACGCAGGGAGCCGACAAATACTGCACCACGGTGATGGAAACGCTGCAACAGCAGCTCGGCAAGCTTGGCAACGACGTGCAGGCGGGATTGAACGTACTGTATGATCGCCAGCGCGAAGCGAGCACGCATGTGCCGCATCTTGACGCAAACGACTATCCGGAAAGCTGA
- the rph gene encoding ribonuclease PH has product MVAIKDMLDGQTVIRADGRKVDELRPVRITRHFTDVPEGSVLVECGNTRVMCTATFTAGVPRWRKDSGLGWVTAEYAMLPRATADRTDRESVRGKIGGRTHEISRLIGRCLRGVVDMKALGENQVQIDCDVLQADGGTRTASITGAYVALVDAMRWAEKRKHIRSADRVIKDSVSAVSVGVIDGKPMLDLPYIEDSKAMTDMNVAMTGSGEFIEIQGTAEHRPFNRAELNELLDLAEKGNKELQAAQQAALAQD; this is encoded by the coding sequence ATGGTAGCGATTAAAGACATGTTGGACGGGCAGACGGTAATTCGTGCGGACGGACGTAAGGTGGATGAGCTGCGTCCGGTGCGCATCACTCGTCATTTCACGGATGTTCCGGAAGGGTCCGTGCTCGTGGAATGCGGCAATACGCGCGTAATGTGCACGGCCACGTTCACCGCAGGCGTGCCTCGTTGGCGCAAGGACTCCGGCCTGGGCTGGGTCACCGCAGAATATGCGATGCTGCCGCGAGCCACCGCAGACCGCACTGATCGCGAATCCGTGCGCGGCAAGATCGGCGGACGCACGCACGAGATCAGCCGACTGATCGGACGCTGCCTGCGTGGCGTGGTCGACATGAAGGCGCTCGGCGAAAACCAGGTGCAGATCGACTGCGACGTGCTGCAAGCTGACGGCGGCACCCGAACCGCATCGATCACCGGCGCGTACGTGGCGCTCGTGGACGCCATGCGTTGGGCCGAGAAGCGCAAGCACATCAGGTCTGCCGACCGCGTGATCAAAGACAGTGTTTCCGCCGTGTCCGTGGGCGTGATTGACGGCAAGCCGATGCTTGATCTGCCGTATATCGAAGACAGCAAGGCCATGACCGACATGAATGTGGCCATGACCGGATCCGGCGAATTCATTGAGATTCAGGGCACCGCGGAGCATCGTCCGTTCAACCGCGCCGAGCTGAACGAGCTGCTCGATCTGGCGGAAAAGGGCAACAAGGAACTGCAGGCCGCACAGCAGGCCGCGCTCGCACAGGACTGA
- a CDS encoding aldo/keto reductase produces MLEPTTVYTPSPTRYDSMTYNHVGASGLKLPAVSLGFWHNFGDITPYATMRDIVFTAFDNGITHFDLANNYGPEPGSAEKNCGRLLHEYFHHHRDELIISTKAGYEMWLGPYGDLGSRKYLLASLDQSLERLGLDYVDIFYHHHMDSSTPLEETMGALATAVQSGKALYVGLSNYDGPTLEKATAILDELHVPFIINQNRYNIFDRTVERNGLKETAKKLGKGLITFSPLEQGLLTNRYLNGVPADSRIAHDGRFLKESALTPERLQQIRDLNDLAAERGQTLAEMALAWLLHDGYVTSVLVGASRPQQLLDNIGALKNTTFSDEELRRIDEISLR; encoded by the coding sequence ATGCTCGAACCGACCACCGTCTACACGCCGTCACCCACCCGATACGACTCCATGACCTACAACCATGTGGGTGCGAGCGGTCTGAAACTTCCAGCGGTTTCGCTCGGTTTTTGGCATAATTTCGGCGATATTACGCCATACGCCACCATGCGCGACATCGTGTTCACCGCATTCGACAACGGCATCACGCATTTCGACCTCGCCAACAATTACGGCCCCGAACCGGGCAGCGCGGAAAAGAACTGCGGCCGTCTCTTGCACGAATATTTCCATCATCATCGTGACGAACTGATCATCAGCACCAAAGCCGGCTACGAAATGTGGCTCGGCCCCTACGGCGATCTCGGCAGCCGCAAATATCTGCTCGCCTCCCTCGATCAGAGCCTCGAACGTCTCGGCCTTGACTACGTCGACATTTTCTACCATCACCACATGGATTCCTCCACGCCGCTCGAAGAAACCATGGGCGCACTGGCAACCGCCGTGCAAAGCGGCAAAGCGCTGTACGTGGGCTTGAGCAACTACGACGGCCCGACGCTCGAAAAGGCCACCGCAATCCTCGATGAGCTGCACGTGCCGTTCATCATCAACCAGAACCGCTACAACATTTTCGACCGCACTGTGGAACGCAACGGCTTGAAGGAAACCGCAAAAAAGCTCGGCAAAGGCCTCATCACATTCTCGCCGCTCGAGCAGGGCCTGCTCACGAACCGCTATCTCAACGGCGTGCCCGCAGACAGCCGCATCGCACATGACGGCCGCTTCCTCAAGGAAAGCGCGTTGACACCGGAACGCCTGCAGCAGATCCGCGACCTGAACGACCTTGCCGCCGAACGTGGTCAGACGCTCGCCGAAATGGCGCTCGCCTGGCTGCTGCACGACGGTTACGTAACGTCCGTGCTTGTCGGCGCATCCCGCCCGCAGCAGCTGCTCGACAATATCGGCGCGCTGAAGAACACCACGTTCAGCGATGAGGAGCTGCGCCGCATCGACGAAATCTCGCTGCGCTAA
- the ilvN gene encoding acetolactate synthase small subunit codes for MYPASQPGSKRHTLSVLVENRPGVLARIAGLFARRAFNINSLSVSPTERPDISRVTVTADVEEVPLEQIIKQLNKLLHVLKIVDLDPNTTVERELVLIKVAADESNRSDVLEIVRLFRVRVVDVNPESLTIEATGAEGKIDALLGLLEHYGIIELVRSGAVAVTRGPKALSEKVLGSEITGR; via the coding sequence ATGTATCCTGCATCTCAGCCAGGTTCCAAGCGCCATACGCTTTCTGTGCTCGTAGAGAACCGTCCGGGCGTGCTGGCGCGTATTGCCGGTCTGTTCGCCCGTCGTGCGTTCAACATCAACTCACTGTCCGTCTCCCCCACTGAGCGCCCTGACATTTCGCGTGTCACGGTGACCGCCGACGTGGAGGAAGTGCCGCTCGAGCAGATCATCAAGCAGCTCAACAAGCTGCTGCATGTGTTGAAGATCGTGGATTTGGATCCGAACACTACTGTGGAGCGCGAACTGGTGCTTATCAAGGTGGCCGCCGATGAATCCAACCGTTCCGACGTGCTTGAGATCGTGCGTCTGTTCCGCGTGCGCGTGGTCGATGTGAATCCGGAATCGCTGACCATCGAAGCTACCGGTGCCGAAGGCAAAATCGACGCGCTGCTGGGGCTTTTGGAGCATTACGGCATCATCGAGCTGGTCCGCTCCGGCGCGGTCGCCGTCACGCGCGGTCCGAAGGCGCTGAGCGAAAAGGTACTCGGCTCCGAAATCACCGGTCGCTGA
- a CDS encoding DUF3039 domain-containing protein has protein sequence MAFSMFGDRDGFIDEADPVSPLSNPDAGTGTAVLERPEEETKLDDGGNGDADRFAHYVSRDRIAESRRTGRPVVALCGKVWVPKRDPSQFPVCPDCKRIYDEMMNSNF, from the coding sequence ATGGCATTTTCGATGTTTGGGGATCGCGACGGCTTCATTGACGAGGCTGATCCGGTCTCGCCGCTTTCCAATCCGGATGCTGGTACCGGCACTGCGGTGCTGGAACGTCCCGAAGAGGAGACGAAGCTGGATGATGGCGGCAATGGTGATGCGGATCGTTTCGCACATTATGTGTCGCGCGATCGCATTGCCGAGTCCCGTCGCACCGGCCGACCGGTGGTGGCGTTGTGCGGCAAGGTGTGGGTGCCGAAGCGTGATCCTTCGCAGTTCCCGGTATGCCCGGATTGCAAACGCATCTACGACGAAATGATGAACTCCAACTTCTGA
- the coaD gene encoding pantetheine-phosphate adenylyltransferase has protein sequence MTIAVCPGSYDPVTAGHLDVIERCARFFDEVHVVVAVNAAKTPMFSEETRVEIIRKALEKRNCRNIKVSSTTGLITDYCKKVGATVIVKGLRQNGDYEAELGMALVNRKLADVETLFLPAAPDLEHISSSIVKDVARHGGDVTGMVPDCVIPLLGEALNNEKRA, from the coding sequence ATGACAATTGCAGTTTGCCCCGGGTCGTACGACCCAGTAACCGCCGGACATTTGGACGTCATCGAACGTTGCGCGCGTTTTTTCGATGAAGTGCATGTTGTGGTGGCGGTGAACGCGGCGAAAACACCGATGTTTTCCGAAGAGACCCGCGTTGAGATCATCCGTAAGGCGCTTGAAAAGCGGAATTGCCGCAATATCAAGGTTTCTTCAACAACCGGACTGATTACCGACTATTGCAAAAAGGTCGGCGCGACGGTTATTGTGAAGGGTCTTCGCCAGAATGGCGATTATGAGGCCGAGTTGGGTATGGCGTTAGTCAATCGCAAGCTTGCCGATGTGGAAACGCTGTTTTTGCCGGCGGCACCTGATTTGGAACATATTTCCAGTTCGATAGTGAAAGATGTGGCTCGCCACGGCGGCGATGTGACTGGCATGGTGCCCGATTGCGTGATTCCGCTGCTCGGCGAAGCGCTTAACAATGAAAAGAGAGCATGA
- a CDS encoding nicotinate phosphoribosyltransferase codes for MLDYSPALMTDMYEYTMLDACLRDGTANRKCVFEIFTRHLPLGRHYGVAAGQGRILDALENFHLDDNDLKFLADRKVVGPETIKWLENFHFSGSIKGYREGEMFFPNSPILQVEGTFGECTLLETLLLSILNYDSAVASAASRMVSAAKDRPCMDMGGRRTNEWAAVAAARAAVVGGFKGTANLLAAQMYGLKAIGTAAHCFTLVHDDERSAFESQIAALGKNTTLLVDTYNIEEAVKTAVEVAGPELGGVRIDSGDLASLAQRVRNQLDALGATNTKITVTNDLDEYALASLQTAPVDSYGVGTMLVTGSGAPTCAMVYKLTERENSAGDMQPVAKKSKDKATVPGRKLAFRSYEYSLADCEHVISGSEKQLATYQPEEGWKDLLVDYVSNGEINSDYQGHEAIVNAHNYRAQALAELPIGAQSLMKGDPVIPTEITVL; via the coding sequence ATGCTGGATTATTCACCTGCACTCATGACCGACATGTACGAATACACCATGCTTGACGCGTGTCTGAGGGACGGCACCGCCAATCGCAAGTGCGTATTCGAAATTTTCACCCGCCACCTGCCGCTTGGCCGCCACTACGGAGTGGCCGCCGGGCAAGGACGCATTCTTGACGCGCTTGAAAACTTCCATCTTGACGATAATGATCTGAAATTTCTTGCAGATCGCAAGGTGGTAGGCCCTGAAACCATCAAATGGCTTGAGAATTTCCATTTCTCCGGTTCAATCAAGGGCTATCGCGAAGGTGAGATGTTCTTCCCGAATTCGCCAATTCTGCAAGTCGAAGGCACGTTCGGCGAGTGCACGCTGCTGGAAACGCTGTTGCTGAGCATTCTGAATTACGATTCCGCGGTTGCGTCGGCGGCGTCCCGCATGGTCAGCGCAGCGAAGGATCGCCCATGCATGGATATGGGCGGCCGCCGAACGAACGAGTGGGCCGCCGTTGCCGCAGCCCGCGCCGCCGTAGTGGGTGGTTTCAAAGGCACGGCCAATCTGCTGGCCGCGCAAATGTATGGTTTGAAGGCCATTGGCACGGCCGCGCACTGCTTTACGCTGGTGCATGATGACGAGCGTAGCGCGTTTGAATCGCAGATCGCCGCGCTTGGCAAGAACACCACGCTGCTGGTCGACACGTACAACATTGAAGAGGCTGTGAAGACGGCTGTTGAGGTGGCTGGCCCCGAATTGGGCGGCGTGCGTATCGATTCCGGCGACTTGGCGTCGCTGGCGCAGCGTGTGCGCAACCAGCTGGACGCGTTGGGTGCCACCAACACGAAGATCACCGTTACCAACGATTTGGATGAGTATGCGCTCGCATCGCTGCAGACCGCGCCGGTCGATTCGTATGGTGTGGGCACCATGCTCGTCACCGGATCGGGCGCTCCGACCTGCGCGATGGTGTATAAGCTGACCGAACGCGAGAATTCCGCCGGCGACATGCAGCCGGTGGCCAAGAAGTCGAAGGACAAGGCCACGGTTCCGGGTCGCAAGCTTGCGTTCCGCTCGTACGAGTATTCGCTGGCCGATTGCGAACATGTGATTTCCGGTTCCGAAAAGCAGCTTGCCACATACCAACCGGAAGAAGGCTGGAAGGATCTGCTGGTCGACTACGTGTCCAACGGCGAAATCAACTCCGACTATCAGGGGCACGAAGCTATCGTCAACGCGCATAATTATCGCGCTCAGGCGCTGGCCGAACTGCCGATCGGTGCGCAAAGCCTCATGAAGGGCGATCCGGTGATCCCTACCGAAATCACCGTCCTTTGA
- a CDS encoding MerR family transcriptional regulator, with amino-acid sequence MATYTIREVAQRFHVQTSTLRYYEDQGLLCNVERDDAGRRVYTDAHIGRLKAIACFKHAGMSIDELKRFFAYEKDERAHIADMLELLESRHHAILEQRAALEEAYMHVLRKLHLYRDIQHSIETGEPYPDWSNYDGRDFRADDR; translated from the coding sequence ATGGCAACATATACGATTCGTGAGGTTGCGCAACGATTCCATGTGCAGACGTCAACCTTGCGCTATTACGAGGATCAGGGGCTGCTGTGCAATGTGGAACGCGACGATGCGGGGCGGCGCGTGTACACCGACGCGCATATTGGGCGGCTCAAGGCGATCGCCTGCTTCAAACATGCGGGCATGAGCATCGACGAACTCAAGCGCTTCTTCGCCTACGAAAAGGATGAGCGCGCACATATCGCGGACATGTTGGAATTGTTGGAATCGCGGCATCATGCGATTCTGGAGCAGCGGGCCGCGCTGGAAGAAGCGTACATGCATGTATTGCGCAAACTGCACTTGTACCGCGATATTCAGCACAGTATTGAAACCGGCGAGCCGTACCCGGATTGGTCGAACTACGATGGCAGGGATTTTCGTGCCGACGATCGGTGA
- the rpmF gene encoding 50S ribosomal protein L32, translating to MALPKYKTSRANTHSRRANWKAKAAQTVTCPNCGAPSLPHMACPSCGAYRGRVYREAVRSIHTK from the coding sequence ATGGCACTGCCTAAGTACAAGACCTCGCGCGCGAATACTCATTCTCGCCGCGCAAACTGGAAGGCCAAGGCCGCCCAGACCGTTACCTGCCCGAATTGTGGCGCTCCGTCGCTGCCGCACATGGCCTGCCCGAGCTGCGGCGCCTACCGCGGCCGCGTGTACCGCGAGGCTGTCCGCTCCATCCACACCAAGTGA
- the rnc gene encoding ribonuclease III — protein sequence MTQNNTDASAVSEGEMTANALLEALGTTLEPDLLVEALTHRSFSHENPGAKNYERLEFLGDAVLELVSTETLYKAHPDMNEGQLAKMRAKAVSEESLSKIAREKLNAGPYILLGHGESDQGGADKSSILCDIVESLIGATFIQHGIDEARRVVHHLVDETLAEVATEGPALDWKTSLTVKAHGMGFGEPRYQMSVSGPEYAQVFTANVMLGESDEIISTGTGTSKRKAQLAAAEEGWKALDNRKPEAQNVRKHRKHHHKHSGNESNGSNGENNESANK from the coding sequence ATGACCCAGAACAACACCGACGCATCCGCCGTTTCCGAAGGCGAGATGACCGCCAACGCATTGCTTGAAGCACTTGGTACCACGCTCGAACCCGACCTGCTGGTCGAAGCGCTCACCCATCGATCCTTCTCGCACGAGAACCCTGGCGCAAAAAACTACGAACGTTTGGAATTCCTTGGCGACGCCGTGCTTGAGCTCGTCTCCACGGAAACCCTGTACAAGGCGCATCCCGACATGAACGAGGGGCAGCTTGCGAAAATGCGCGCGAAAGCCGTTTCCGAGGAATCCTTGAGCAAAATCGCTCGCGAAAAACTCAATGCAGGCCCGTACATCCTGCTCGGTCATGGCGAAAGCGATCAGGGCGGCGCTGATAAAAGCTCGATTTTGTGCGATATCGTCGAATCGTTGATCGGTGCGACGTTCATTCAGCATGGCATTGACGAGGCACGTCGCGTTGTGCATCATCTTGTTGACGAAACGCTTGCGGAAGTCGCGACGGAAGGCCCAGCCCTCGATTGGAAAACCTCGCTTACCGTCAAAGCGCATGGCATGGGCTTCGGCGAACCGCGCTACCAGATGTCGGTTTCCGGTCCGGAATATGCGCAAGTGTTCACCGCGAACGTCATGCTGGGCGAAAGCGACGAAATCATCAGCACCGGCACAGGCACCAGCAAGCGCAAGGCGCAACTCGCCGCAGCCGAAGAAGGTTGGAAGGCGCTAGACAATCGCAAGCCTGAGGCGCAAAACGTCCGTAAGCATCGCAAACATCATCACAAGCACAGCGGCAACGAAAGTAACGGCAGCAACGGCGAAAACAACGAAAGCGCCAACAAGTAG
- a CDS encoding acetolactate synthase large subunit: MVLPTPLQAFSGMPKAAATTEKQTIVDGEKMTGAEALVRSLEDLGVKDVFGVPGGAILPVYDAINNETSFRFVLMRHEQAAGHAAEGYAVSTGQVGVCIVTSGPGATNMITPIADANMDSVPMVVITGQVGVNAIGTDAFQEADIVGATYPVVKHSYLVTRAQDIPRVLAEAHYVARSGRPGPVVVDVTKTAQTGDMYYSWPQRMILPGYNPTTKAHGRVLSDAAKLFEQSYRPVLYVGGGAARSDAGKLVQELAEVTNAPIVTTLPARGVVPDSDPKVFGMLGMHGTIAATGAVQRCDLLVAIGARFDDRVTGKLDAFAPGARVIHIDIDPAEIGKNRQPDVPIVGDVATVLKDLIPEIKREQAVHGKPDTSHWWEIINDWREKYPIKWDEPTDGSLAPQWVIKQLSDLADPDTIWVTGVGQHQMWATQLIDFEKPHSWLSSGGLGTMGYGLPAAIGARVGSERFHEGEKPVWLIDGDGSFQMTSEELATAFHDHTPIKIALLNNSVYGMVRQWQTLFYGEHYSATNLMDGENTTEIVDVPDFVKLAEAYGCVGMRAFTEEEAIEAIKKANEINDRPVLIDFRVWKDAMVWPMVAAGDANDNVTYMPGIKPLQRPKAAADNE, translated from the coding sequence ATGGTGTTACCTACGCCCCTGCAGGCATTCAGCGGCATGCCCAAGGCAGCCGCAACCACTGAAAAGCAGACCATTGTTGACGGCGAGAAGATGACCGGCGCCGAAGCGCTGGTACGTTCGCTGGAAGATCTGGGCGTCAAGGATGTTTTCGGCGTTCCAGGCGGCGCGATTCTGCCGGTATACGATGCAATCAATAATGAAACCAGCTTCCGTTTTGTGCTGATGCGTCACGAACAGGCCGCAGGTCATGCGGCTGAAGGCTATGCCGTATCGACCGGTCAAGTCGGTGTGTGCATCGTCACGTCCGGCCCGGGCGCCACGAACATGATCACCCCGATCGCCGACGCGAACATGGATTCCGTGCCGATGGTGGTCATCACCGGCCAGGTCGGCGTGAACGCCATTGGCACCGACGCCTTCCAGGAAGCCGATATCGTCGGCGCAACCTACCCGGTAGTCAAGCATTCCTATCTGGTCACGCGTGCGCAGGATATTCCGCGCGTGCTCGCCGAAGCGCACTATGTGGCACGTTCCGGCCGCCCTGGTCCGGTGGTGGTTGACGTCACCAAAACCGCGCAGACCGGCGACATGTACTATTCGTGGCCGCAGCGCATGATTCTGCCCGGCTACAACCCCACTACGAAGGCTCACGGCCGCGTGCTTTCCGACGCTGCGAAGCTGTTCGAGCAGTCGTACCGTCCGGTGCTGTATGTGGGCGGCGGCGCGGCACGTTCCGATGCCGGCAAGCTCGTGCAGGAGCTGGCGGAAGTCACGAACGCTCCGATCGTCACCACGCTGCCCGCACGCGGTGTTGTGCCTGATTCCGATCCGAAGGTGTTTGGCATGCTTGGCATGCATGGCACGATTGCCGCTACCGGTGCCGTACAGCGTTGCGATCTTCTCGTTGCGATTGGCGCTCGTTTCGACGATCGTGTAACCGGCAAGCTTGATGCTTTCGCTCCGGGTGCACGTGTGATTCACATTGATATCGATCCGGCGGAAATCGGCAAGAACCGTCAGCCGGATGTACCGATCGTTGGCGATGTGGCAACCGTGCTGAAGGATCTCATTCCGGAAATCAAGCGCGAGCAGGCCGTACATGGCAAGCCTGACACTTCGCATTGGTGGGAGATCATCAACGATTGGCGTGAAAAGTACCCGATCAAGTGGGATGAGCCGACCGATGGTTCGCTCGCTCCGCAGTGGGTCATCAAGCAGCTTTCCGACCTGGCCGATCCTGACACGATTTGGGTTACCGGTGTAGGCCAGCATCAGATGTGGGCCACGCAGCTCATCGATTTCGAGAAGCCGCATTCTTGGCTGAGCTCCGGCGGCCTTGGCACCATGGGTTACGGACTGCCGGCCGCCATCGGCGCTCGTGTTGGTTCCGAACGTTTCCATGAGGGCGAGAAGCCGGTGTGGCTGATTGACGGCGACGGTTCCTTCCAGATGACTTCTGAAGAGCTGGCAACCGCATTCCACGATCACACGCCGATTAAGATCGCACTGCTGAACAATTCCGTGTATGGCATGGTTCGTCAGTGGCAGACCCTGTTCTACGGCGAGCATTATTCCGCCACCAATCTGATGGATGGAGAGAATACGACGGAAATCGTGGATGTTCCTGATTTCGTAAAGCTTGCCGAAGCGTACGGTTGCGTTGGTATGCGTGCGTTTACGGAAGAAGAAGCCATTGAAGCGATCAAGAAGGCCAACGAAATCAACGATCGCCCGGTGCTTATCGATTTCCGCGTGTGGAAGGACGCTATGGTGTGGCCGATGGTCGCAGCTGGCGATGCCAACGACAATGTCACCTATATGCCCGGAATCAAGCCGCTGCAGCGCCCGAAGGCTGCTGCCGACAACGAGTAA